One Gemmatimonadaceae bacterium DNA segment encodes these proteins:
- a CDS encoding polysaccharide deacetylase family protein — MLNRISIATLLACVSLTACQAGGGDTPAPSSNDTGRVAAAGDTPATPADANGEAAGVTPAPANLSPADANRVPNELGRIPVVEYHLIGDADGRYARERSHFRRDLELIYARGYRPVTIAQVLDRKINLPRGLSPVVFVFDDASPGQFKYIERNGKLDIDPGSGIGIWMNFKKTKPDWDNGAVFCMLSGAAAGRSFFGDKGIEGQKSEWRFQKVKFLADNGFELCDHTLWHANLSKYSDAVVQEQIARGVLAIDSAVPGYKVRTFALPLGVWPKNRALAKQGSWTDPKSGKVTRYNFDAILEVSGGPTESPYDPKFNPLSINRIEVFATELEKTLDRLDKNGTRYVSDGNPGAVAKPPAAAQ; from the coding sequence ATGTTAAATCGTATATCGATCGCCACGCTGCTCGCGTGCGTTTCTCTTACCGCCTGCCAGGCTGGCGGCGGTGACACTCCAGCACCTTCTTCGAACGACACCGGCAGAGTCGCGGCAGCCGGTGATACACCAGCAACGCCAGCGGATGCCAACGGTGAAGCAGCCGGCGTCACTCCCGCTCCAGCGAATTTGTCACCTGCCGACGCCAACCGGGTGCCAAACGAGCTGGGACGAATTCCCGTCGTCGAGTATCACCTGATTGGCGACGCCGATGGCCGTTATGCCCGCGAACGCAGCCACTTCCGCCGCGACCTTGAACTTATCTACGCGCGCGGCTACCGCCCGGTTACCATTGCGCAGGTATTGGACCGGAAAATAAATCTGCCCAGGGGTCTGTCGCCCGTAGTGTTCGTTTTTGATGACGCCTCGCCGGGCCAGTTCAAGTATATCGAGAGGAATGGCAAGCTCGATATCGACCCGGGAAGCGGCATCGGCATCTGGATGAACTTCAAGAAGACCAAGCCGGACTGGGACAACGGAGCTGTGTTCTGCATGCTGTCGGGCGCCGCCGCTGGCCGGTCGTTTTTCGGCGACAAGGGCATCGAGGGCCAGAAGAGCGAGTGGCGCTTTCAGAAGGTCAAGTTCCTCGCCGACAACGGCTTCGAGCTCTGCGATCATACTCTCTGGCATGCTAATCTCTCGAAATATTCCGACGCCGTAGTCCAGGAGCAGATCGCCCGCGGAGTCCTTGCGATCGACTCAGCCGTGCCGGGCTACAAGGTTCGCACTTTTGCGCTTCCGCTCGGCGTATGGCCGAAGAATCGCGCGCTGGCGAAGCAGGGATCGTGGACGGATCCAAAATCAGGTAAGGTGACGCGGTACAATTTCGACGCAATTCTGGAAGTTTCGGGCGGGCCCACCGAAAGTCCGTACGATCCGAAGTTCAACCCGCTCAGCATCAACCGGATCGAGGTTTTTGCGACGGAGCTGGAGAAGACGCTCGACCGGCTCGACAAGAATGGGACGCGGTACGTGTCGGATGGGAATCCGGGTGCGGTTGCTAAGCCCCCCGCGGCGGCCCAGTAG